Proteins encoded within one genomic window of Nitrospira sp.:
- a CDS encoding sel1 repeat family protein produces MAKKGYPGLVLVPPSDRTILRRRLLLCALFIVALVWGASTLGVWPLVSDDRANCQPGVAQEGSNGLAEKCGQPQSATEPLPNQNAFSLTPLSQAEGLAESNNPPPSPPLDPDQHTPHSTHSQDLTPQSSEPANRPADHSAVSPTNENIASHMPASTPAHIQNRDVHVADRLTPQLHQSQNSTPKSSELINHPIDLNIASSANKQSTVSSSTSRPVQESDIDARLAEQGDAFAQYRLGRYYAQHGGRQTPESVSWYKKASPGLHHLAETGNGQAMYVLGVMYAYGRGVTRSTDEARRWLTRAVEHRITAAQPVLAKLAVHPHTNPNPKAPEQAKHLKQQN; encoded by the coding sequence ATGGCCAAGAAAGGCTATCCTGGACTCGTTCTAGTGCCACCCAGCGATCGCACGATCTTGAGGCGCCGACTGCTCCTTTGTGCGTTGTTCATCGTCGCGCTCGTCTGGGGTGCGTCGACACTAGGCGTATGGCCTCTGGTCTCCGACGACAGGGCGAACTGTCAACCAGGCGTCGCACAGGAAGGCTCGAATGGCCTGGCTGAAAAATGTGGCCAACCGCAATCAGCAACGGAACCGTTACCAAATCAGAACGCCTTCAGCCTGACGCCCCTCTCACAGGCTGAAGGCCTGGCTGAATCTAACAATCCTCCACCTTCCCCTCCCCTTGATCCTGATCAGCACACGCCCCACAGCACACACAGCCAAGACTTAACGCCTCAATCCTCCGAGCCGGCCAACCGCCCAGCTGACCACAGCGCGGTATCTCCAACTAACGAAAACATAGCATCACATATGCCGGCCTCCACACCAGCACATATCCAGAATCGCGATGTTCACGTAGCCGATCGACTCACGCCACAACTCCATCAGAGTCAAAACTCAACACCCAAGTCCTCCGAGCTAATCAACCATCCCATTGACCTCAATATTGCATCATCAGCTAACAAACAATCGACAGTAAGCTCATCGACCTCAAGACCTGTTCAAGAGTCAGACATCGACGCTCGCCTGGCGGAACAGGGCGATGCCTTTGCCCAGTATCGTCTCGGACGTTATTATGCACAGCATGGCGGGCGACAGACCCCAGAATCAGTCAGTTGGTACAAGAAAGCTTCTCCCGGTCTCCACCACCTGGCGGAGACCGGCAATGGACAAGCGATGTACGTTCTCGGGGTGATGTACGCCTACGGGCGCGGAGTCACAAGAAGTACGGATGAGGCTCGCCGGTGGTTGACCCGGGCTGTCGAACACAGGATTACAGCAGCTCAGCCGGTTCTCGCGAAACTAGCAGTGCACCCTCATACTAATCCCAATCCGAAAGCACCAGAACAGGCAAAACACCTCAAACAGCAAAACTGA